In Streptomyces sp. NBC_01717, one DNA window encodes the following:
- a CDS encoding alpha/beta hydrolase, whose translation MHSLQFTAESSSNGMVERDFTVGDVPGVLWSPASNTADHAPLILMAHGGGNHKKHPAMSGRAQRVVTGCGFHAAVIDAPGHGDRPRTAHDEAEIAELFRARAAGEPEGPIVVRYNDHLAELAVPEYQATLDALQELPEIGTDGLVGFWGINMGTAIGVPLVAIEPRIAAAVFGQHWPDVLAEKAKQITIPIEFDMQWDDEHISREEGLALFDAFASKEKSLHVNSGKHKELPRFEVDSAVRFFARHLGGAVTVSA comes from the coding sequence ATGCACTCTCTGCAGTTCACCGCCGAGTCGTCGTCGAACGGCATGGTCGAGCGCGACTTCACCGTGGGCGACGTCCCCGGCGTCCTGTGGTCGCCGGCCTCCAATACGGCCGATCACGCGCCCCTGATCCTGATGGCCCACGGCGGCGGCAACCACAAGAAGCACCCGGCGATGTCCGGCCGCGCCCAGCGCGTCGTGACCGGCTGCGGCTTCCATGCCGCCGTCATCGACGCGCCAGGTCATGGCGACCGGCCGCGCACCGCGCACGACGAGGCGGAAATCGCCGAGCTGTTCCGGGCGAGGGCGGCGGGCGAGCCGGAAGGGCCGATCGTCGTGCGCTACAACGACCACCTGGCGGAGCTCGCCGTGCCCGAGTACCAGGCGACCCTGGATGCCCTCCAGGAACTCCCGGAGATCGGCACCGACGGGCTAGTTGGCTTCTGGGGCATCAACATGGGCACGGCGATCGGCGTGCCGCTTGTGGCGATCGAACCCAGGATCGCCGCCGCGGTCTTCGGTCAGCACTGGCCCGATGTCCTGGCCGAGAAGGCGAAGCAGATCACCATCCCGATCGAGTTCGACATGCAGTGGGACGACGAGCACATCTCGCGCGAGGAGGGTCTCGCGCTGTTCGACGCCTTTGCCTCGAAGGAGAAGTCGTTGCACGTGAACTCGGGTAAGCACAAGGAGCTGCCTCGGTTCGAGGTCGACAGCGCGGTCCGGTTCTTCGCCCGGCACCTCGGCGGAGCGGTCACCGTGTCGGCCTGA
- a CDS encoding alpha/beta hydrolase: MTTARPALDPELRELLADMPLMSQLSPEVLAQLRQLPSTPVEPLLAHRQVDRREVTVPAKDGAPIPLSVFSPANTDRTIAAPCVYWMHGGGMVMGDRFSQIDVPLEWLDEFGAVVVSVDYRLAPEATGTALVDDCYQGLMWVAEHSAELGIDPARIVVAGASAGGGLAAGVTLLARDLGTPAIAAQMLICPMLDHRNTSASSRQYSGGPGVWTREMNAFGWRCVLGDFTDQEVPEYVSPALANDLSGLPTTYIDTGSAEVFRDEDTDYATRIWADGGQAELHVWAGGFHGFDALYPQARISAAARQTRTAWLARLLLPDSAA; this comes from the coding sequence ATGACCACGGCACGACCCGCCTTGGACCCCGAACTGCGTGAGCTGCTCGCCGACATGCCCCTCATGTCCCAACTCAGCCCGGAAGTACTCGCGCAACTGCGCCAGCTCCCCTCGACGCCCGTCGAGCCCCTTCTCGCCCACCGGCAGGTCGACCGGCGCGAAGTCACCGTGCCCGCCAAGGATGGTGCCCCGATACCCCTGTCGGTCTTCAGCCCCGCGAACACCGATCGCACCATCGCCGCACCCTGCGTCTACTGGATGCACGGCGGCGGGATGGTCATGGGTGACCGCTTCTCGCAGATCGACGTCCCCCTGGAGTGGCTCGACGAGTTCGGCGCGGTCGTGGTCTCCGTCGACTACCGGCTCGCACCCGAGGCCACCGGTACCGCCCTGGTCGACGACTGCTACCAGGGACTGATGTGGGTCGCCGAACACTCCGCTGAACTGGGCATCGATCCCGCCCGGATCGTCGTCGCGGGCGCCAGCGCGGGCGGCGGCCTCGCGGCCGGTGTCACCCTGCTGGCCCGCGACCTCGGCACGCCTGCGATCGCCGCGCAGATGCTGATCTGCCCCATGCTCGACCACCGCAACACCAGCGCCTCCAGCCGCCAGTACTCCGGTGGGCCCGGCGTGTGGACCCGCGAGATGAACGCGTTCGGATGGCGCTGTGTCCTCGGTGACTTCACCGACCAGGAGGTACCCGAGTACGTCTCACCCGCGCTGGCCAACGATCTCTCCGGCCTGCCGACCACCTACATCGACACCGGCTCCGCCGAAGTCTTCCGCGACGAGGACACCGACTACGCCACCCGTATCTGGGCGGACGGCGGCCAGGCCGAACTCCACGTCTGGGCGGGTGGCTTCCACGGCTTCGACGCCCTGTACCCGCAGGCGCGCATCTCGGCGGCAGCCCGCCAGACCCGCACCGCCTGGCTCGCCCGGCTCCTGCTGCCGGACTCCGCCGCATAG
- a CDS encoding NAD(P)/FAD-dependent oxidoreductase: protein MNARHETGTATTTHRVLILGAGYAGMSAAIQLARRVKRRDDVQVTLVNAQERFTERLRLHMTATGQQLAELSIPELLEGTGARFVRGWVTAVDADARTVRIDDDRVLHYDTLVFGLGSMADTTAVPGVDDHAYTLNGPKDAEVLADRLALLGNGTVVVAGSGLTGVESAAEIAERHPELNVVLLGRDEPGAAMNPKARTYLQSALDRLGVQVRSGVEVVKALPGSVELAGGESLAADVVLWTSGTRVPQLAAAAGLAVDEHGRIVTDTVLRSVSHPDVYAIGDAAAIRQGYGVMHGTCQGGMPTGVHAALSIIRTLKGKQSKPFRFGYYHTPVSLGRHDAVVQFTRPDDSPRRIHLTGRMAVRYKETVTASPWPTFGRMKKMPASGAFWPHGGRFTRVADGAQ, encoded by the coding sequence ATGAACGCACGGCACGAAACCGGCACGGCGACCACCACCCACCGCGTTCTGATCCTGGGCGCGGGTTACGCGGGCATGTCCGCGGCCATACAGCTCGCGCGCCGGGTCAAGCGGCGCGACGACGTGCAGGTGACCCTGGTGAACGCACAGGAGCGGTTCACCGAGCGGCTGCGGCTGCACATGACGGCGACCGGGCAGCAGCTCGCCGAGCTGAGCATTCCGGAGCTGCTGGAGGGGACGGGCGCACGGTTCGTGCGTGGCTGGGTGACGGCGGTGGATGCGGACGCACGGACGGTGCGGATCGACGACGACCGGGTCCTGCACTACGACACGCTGGTGTTCGGCTTGGGCAGCATGGCCGATACCACTGCGGTGCCGGGCGTCGACGACCACGCGTACACCCTCAACGGTCCCAAAGACGCCGAGGTGCTGGCCGACCGGCTGGCGCTGCTCGGCAACGGCACGGTGGTGGTCGCCGGCAGCGGGCTGACCGGCGTCGAGTCGGCCGCGGAGATCGCCGAGCGGCACCCGGAGCTGAACGTCGTACTGCTGGGCCGGGACGAACCCGGTGCGGCCATGAACCCGAAGGCCAGGACGTATCTGCAGTCGGCGCTCGACCGCCTCGGCGTCCAGGTGCGCAGCGGCGTCGAGGTGGTGAAGGCGCTGCCCGGGTCGGTAGAACTGGCGGGCGGGGAGAGCCTCGCCGCCGATGTCGTCCTGTGGACGAGCGGTACGCGGGTGCCGCAGCTGGCAGCAGCCGCCGGACTGGCCGTCGACGAGCACGGCCGTATCGTCACCGACACCGTGCTGCGTTCGGTGTCGCACCCCGACGTGTACGCCATCGGTGACGCCGCGGCGATCCGCCAGGGTTACGGCGTCATGCACGGCACCTGCCAGGGCGGGATGCCGACCGGGGTGCACGCCGCGCTGTCGATCATCCGCACACTGAAGGGCAAGCAGTCCAAGCCGTTCCGCTTCGGCTACTACCACACGCCGGTGAGCCTGGGCCGGCACGACGCGGTCGTGCAGTTCACCCGCCCCGACGACAGCCCGCGACGCATTCATCTGACCGGTCGGATGGCGGTCCGGTATAAGGAAACGGTGACCGCCTCGCCCTGGCCGACCTTCGGCCGTATGAAGAAGATGCCCGCCTCGGGCGCGTTCTGGCCGCACGGCGGCCGCTTCACCCGCGTCGCCGACGGTGCCCAGTGA
- a CDS encoding winged helix-turn-helix transcriptional regulator, whose amino-acid sequence MTMSCATDRHDVHDVYAAQCPCRDVLDLLANKWSALAIGAMEEGAQRFGALQRRLDGVSPKVLTNTLRRLEDKGFITRTVYPAVPLHVEYELTELGHSVAEPLAGLRYWVEDHLDDIRTIEAQ is encoded by the coding sequence ATGACTATGAGCTGTGCGACGGATCGGCACGATGTTCACGATGTGTACGCGGCCCAGTGCCCGTGCCGCGATGTACTCGACCTACTGGCGAACAAGTGGTCCGCGCTGGCGATCGGCGCGATGGAGGAAGGGGCCCAGCGCTTCGGGGCCCTGCAGCGGCGCCTGGACGGTGTCAGTCCGAAGGTTCTGACCAACACCCTGCGTCGTCTGGAGGACAAGGGCTTCATCACCCGGACCGTCTACCCGGCCGTTCCCCTGCATGTCGAGTACGAGCTGACGGAGCTCGGTCACAGTGTCGCCGAGCCACTCGCCGGTCTCAGGTACTGGGTCGAGGACCACCTGGACGACATCCGGACGATAGAGGCGCAGTGA
- a CDS encoding DoxX family protein, with amino-acid sequence MYVTAAVLSVLLALVTLAAGAPKTVLKGDVSAGLQSHMGLSAGLVRFIGLAEVSATVGLIVGLFWQPLGIAAAIGMALMMIGAVGYHIQVGDYANPETRGNALAAVVLIPFFAATAVALVLAI; translated from the coding sequence TACGTCACCGCTGCCGTCCTCAGCGTGCTCCTGGCCCTCGTGACCCTGGCTGCGGGTGCGCCCAAGACGGTCCTCAAGGGCGACGTCTCCGCCGGGTTGCAGTCGCACATGGGGCTGAGTGCCGGCCTCGTCCGCTTCATTGGACTGGCCGAGGTCTCCGCCACGGTAGGCCTGATCGTGGGACTCTTCTGGCAGCCCCTGGGCATCGCGGCCGCCATCGGCATGGCCCTCATGATGATCGGTGCAGTGGGATACCACATTCAGGTGGGCGACTACGCCAACCCCGAGACACGGGGGAATGCCCTGGCCGCCGTCGTTCTTATCCCATTCTTTGCGGCCACCGCCGTGGCGCTCGTACTCGCCATCTGA
- a CDS encoding AraC family transcriptional regulator produces the protein MYLEELRTLLARHARPDWTTTIDGVLISKVDRPDPPAPSMSGTVLAVIAQGAKRLALGDRVYEYGPGQYLVASVDLPVTGQFARADFEQPALGFGLTLEPSAVAELLLQAGPGDIPRAGGGVPSGIAVSDAPAALLDAVVRLLRLLDEPRGRAVLAPLVKREILWRVITGEQGATVRQLGLADSSLSHVSRAVRWIREHYAEPFRVDEVARMAGMSVSAFYRNFQAVTAMSPIQFQKQIRLQEARLLLATHPGDVTGVGHRVGYDNPSQFSREYRRQFGAPPSQDAARLRQAVRTPAGVLP, from the coding sequence ATGTACCTCGAAGAGCTCCGCACCCTGCTGGCCCGGCATGCCCGGCCCGACTGGACCACCACCATCGACGGCGTCCTCATCTCGAAGGTCGACCGGCCGGATCCACCGGCGCCCTCCATGTCCGGCACGGTGCTCGCGGTCATCGCCCAGGGGGCCAAGCGCCTCGCGCTGGGCGACCGGGTCTACGAGTACGGCCCCGGGCAGTACCTGGTCGCATCCGTCGACCTGCCTGTCACGGGGCAGTTCGCCCGGGCCGACTTCGAACAGCCGGCCCTCGGTTTCGGTCTCACACTGGAACCGTCCGCCGTTGCCGAACTGCTGTTGCAGGCCGGTCCCGGGGACATCCCCCGCGCCGGCGGAGGCGTTCCGTCGGGGATCGCCGTCAGCGACGCTCCGGCCGCGCTGCTCGACGCGGTGGTGCGGCTGCTGCGCCTGCTCGACGAGCCCCGCGGCCGCGCCGTTTTGGCCCCGCTGGTCAAGCGCGAGATCCTGTGGCGTGTGATCACCGGCGAGCAAGGTGCGACGGTTCGTCAGCTCGGCCTGGCCGACAGCAGCCTCAGCCACGTCTCCCGGGCAGTGCGCTGGATCCGCGAGCACTACGCCGAGCCCTTCCGGGTCGACGAGGTGGCACGCATGGCCGGCATGAGCGTCTCCGCCTTCTACCGCAACTTCCAGGCGGTGACCGCGATGAGCCCCATCCAGTTCCAGAAACAGATCCGGCTGCAGGAGGCCCGGCTGCTGCTCGCCACACACCCGGGCGACGTCACCGGGGTCGGCCACCGCGTCGGCTATGACAACCCGTCACAGTTCAGTCGCGAGTATCGCCGCCAGTTCGGCGCGCCGCCCAGCCAGGACGCCGCCCGCCTGCGTCAGGCCGTGCGCACCCCGGCAGGTGTCCTGCCTTGA
- a CDS encoding putative quinol monooxygenase has translation MIANYGFNATLTAKPGMGDQLVDLLLTGLNEGSPGASEHCVVYLVSRSASDPDIVHVTEGWTSQEDHHRIFAGEAARAIVAQIDGLLAKESEYTDYVPVRGKAAI, from the coding sequence ATGATCGCCAACTACGGATTCAACGCCACCCTGACCGCCAAGCCCGGAATGGGCGACCAGCTGGTCGACCTGCTACTGACCGGCCTGAACGAGGGCAGCCCCGGCGCGAGCGAACACTGCGTCGTCTACCTCGTCTCCCGTTCCGCGTCCGACCCCGACATCGTCCACGTCACCGAGGGCTGGACCAGCCAGGAGGACCACCACCGGATCTTCGCCGGCGAGGCCGCCCGGGCCATCGTCGCGCAGATCGACGGACTGCTGGCCAAGGAGTCCGAGTACACCGACTACGTCCCGGTCCGCGGCAAGGCCGCCATCTGA
- a CDS encoding RNA polymerase sigma-70 factor yields MSTGQQVFHEHRRLLFSVAYRVLGSAADAEDAVQDAWIKWSSTDRSQITQPKAYLTRIVSNLALEHLRSARHKRETYVGPWLPEPILTSGDTTDTVTDAESVSMAMLVVLETLSPLERAVFVLKEVFGFSHAEIAKMVERSEAAVRQAAHRAREHVRARRPRFAADRSQQRKVTERFFAATTGGDINTLMELLSPDVTLWTDGGGKVRQALKPVVGAQTVASWFAAISTVTYQGVQPADMRAELVEINGGPGMVFSAPDRVIATVTFDFDADGRITAIHNVANPDKLHAITNRTTHDVATR; encoded by the coding sequence GTGAGCACCGGCCAGCAAGTCTTTCACGAGCACCGCAGACTGCTGTTCTCGGTCGCCTACCGCGTCCTCGGCTCCGCGGCCGACGCCGAAGACGCGGTGCAGGACGCCTGGATCAAATGGTCGTCCACCGACCGCTCTCAAATCACCCAGCCCAAGGCCTACTTGACGCGGATCGTGTCCAATCTGGCACTGGAACACCTGCGTTCCGCCCGCCACAAGCGCGAGACCTACGTCGGCCCGTGGCTACCCGAACCCATCCTCACCAGCGGCGACACCACCGACACGGTCACGGACGCCGAGTCGGTATCGATGGCGATGCTCGTGGTACTGGAGACGCTGAGCCCGCTGGAGCGCGCAGTCTTCGTACTGAAGGAAGTCTTCGGCTTCAGCCACGCCGAGATCGCGAAGATGGTGGAACGGTCCGAGGCGGCGGTACGACAGGCCGCACACCGCGCGCGTGAGCACGTACGGGCCCGGAGGCCCCGCTTTGCCGCCGACCGCTCTCAGCAGCGCAAAGTAACCGAGCGATTCTTCGCCGCAACTACCGGTGGTGACATCAACACCCTGATGGAGCTGTTGTCGCCCGACGTCACCCTGTGGACCGACGGCGGCGGCAAGGTCCGTCAAGCGCTCAAGCCGGTCGTGGGAGCGCAGACGGTGGCCTCGTGGTTCGCGGCCATCAGCACGGTCACCTACCAGGGCGTCCAGCCCGCCGACATGCGCGCCGAGCTCGTCGAGATCAACGGCGGCCCAGGCATGGTGTTCAGCGCCCCGGACCGGGTGATCGCCACCGTCACCTTCGACTTCGACGCCGACGGCCGTATCACCGCCATCCACAACGTCGCCAACCCCGACAAACTCCACGCCATCACCAACCGCACCACCCACGACGTCGCGACGCGGTGA
- a CDS encoding NADP-dependent oxidoreductase, with protein sequence MSTPTMRAISQDRFGGPEVLRLVTVPRPEPLPTEVLVRVVAAGVNPVDYKTREGGGMAGVLGDPPFVLGWDVSGVVEKVGFGVHTLNVGDEVYGMPWFPRPANAYAEYVTAPARQFARKPATISHDQAAAVPLAALTAWQTLVDAAHVEAGQRVLIHAAAGGVGHFAVQFAHHLGAHVIGTASYAKHDWLRKLGADELVDYSAARFEDAISDVDVVIDLVGDDHDHTSTRSLDTLRPGGLLVAVPSGVSTELLDHAEARGLRANAYLVEPDGHALGQIAELIDAGAVSVEIEEVFPLERADDAHRRGESGRTRGKLVLHIAD encoded by the coding sequence ATGAGCACACCCACAATGCGCGCCATCAGCCAGGACCGGTTCGGAGGCCCCGAGGTTCTGCGGCTCGTGACGGTGCCCCGTCCCGAGCCGCTGCCCACCGAGGTGCTGGTGCGGGTTGTCGCCGCTGGGGTCAATCCGGTCGACTACAAGACCCGCGAAGGCGGCGGCATGGCCGGTGTCCTGGGCGACCCCCCGTTCGTGCTCGGCTGGGACGTCTCCGGCGTCGTGGAAAAGGTCGGCTTCGGCGTTCACACACTCAACGTCGGCGACGAGGTGTACGGCATGCCGTGGTTCCCGCGCCCGGCCAACGCCTACGCAGAGTATGTGACCGCGCCCGCCCGGCAGTTCGCCCGCAAGCCGGCCACCATCAGCCACGACCAGGCCGCCGCCGTTCCGCTGGCGGCGCTCACCGCGTGGCAGACCCTAGTCGACGCCGCCCATGTCGAGGCGGGCCAGCGGGTGCTCATCCACGCCGCAGCCGGCGGCGTCGGCCACTTCGCCGTCCAGTTCGCCCACCACCTGGGCGCCCACGTGATCGGAACCGCCAGCTACGCCAAGCACGATTGGCTGCGCAAGCTCGGCGCCGACGAGCTCGTCGACTACAGTGCGGCGCGCTTCGAGGACGCAATCAGCGACGTCGACGTCGTCATCGACCTCGTCGGCGACGACCACGACCACACCAGCACCCGCTCGCTGGACACCCTGCGCCCCGGCGGCCTACTGGTCGCCGTCCCCTCCGGCGTCTCCACCGAACTGCTGGACCACGCCGAGGCACGCGGCCTGCGGGCCAACGCATACCTCGTCGAGCCGGACGGGCACGCACTGGGCCAGATCGCGGAGCTCATCGACGCCGGCGCCGTCTCTGTCGAGATCGAGGAGGTCTTCCCCCTGGAGAGGGCCGACGACGCCCACCGCCGCGGCGAATCGGGACGCACCCGCGGCAAGCTCGTCCTGCACATCGCCGACTGA
- a CDS encoding SDR family NAD(P)-dependent oxidoreductase, with protein MKVAIVTGASSGIGRSAAIEIAKSGNGVILTYGTNPQGGLETAATIEKEGGTAVALPLDVSEAGTFVAFRDRVADVLRDTWQRDTFDYLVNNAGFAQTSLIEDTTEETFDRLMRVLLKGPYFLTQKLLPLMADGGAIVNTSSNSATAATGLEPGYSAYASMKGGLNVLTRYMAKEFSTRGIRVNAVSPGSTRTRIADDAFTRFPEVVPALAAKTALGRVGEPDDIGAMIATLVSDESRWVTAQNIEVSGGYNL; from the coding sequence ATGAAGGTCGCCATCGTCACGGGCGCCAGCTCCGGCATCGGACGAAGCGCCGCGATCGAGATCGCGAAAAGCGGAAACGGAGTCATCCTCACCTACGGCACCAACCCACAAGGAGGGCTGGAGACGGCCGCCACCATCGAGAAGGAGGGCGGGACGGCCGTCGCACTCCCGCTGGACGTCAGCGAAGCGGGCACCTTTGTGGCCTTCCGCGACAGGGTGGCTGACGTGCTGCGCGACACCTGGCAGCGCGACACCTTCGACTATCTGGTCAACAACGCCGGTTTCGCGCAGACGTCGTTGATCGAGGACACGACCGAGGAGACGTTCGACAGGCTCATGCGGGTACTGCTCAAGGGTCCGTACTTCCTGACGCAGAAGTTGCTGCCCCTGATGGCAGACGGCGGGGCCATCGTCAATACGAGCAGCAACTCGGCGACGGCGGCGACCGGCCTGGAGCCTGGCTACTCTGCCTACGCCTCGATGAAGGGCGGACTGAACGTGCTGACCCGGTACATGGCCAAGGAATTCAGCACGCGTGGCATCCGCGTCAACGCCGTCTCGCCGGGGTCGACCCGCACTCGGATCGCCGACGACGCCTTCACCCGGTTCCCCGAGGTCGTCCCGGCCCTCGCTGCGAAGACCGCGCTCGGCCGGGTCGGCGAACCCGACGACATCGGCGCGATGATCGCCACACTGGTCTCCGATGAGAGCCGCTGGGTCACCGCTCAGAACATCGAGGTATCGGGCGGCTACAACCTCTAG